AAGCAACGGTGATTGCTAATTCCACCAATTTCAGAGTTCAAAGTTACTACGGGGATGGTAAAAATCCAAGAGATCACGGGGACTGGGAGACAGAGATGGGGGAATCTGAGGTAAGGTTTGCTCGCCATTCTCCTTGCAGGTTAATCACAATGATTTTCCAGCTTGGAAAATGTTGTAGGGAGCTATTTTCCGCAACGACAGCCTCGACACCTACTGTCAGTAAGCGCCCCgacccatcctctccccctcaaAATCTCTCCCT
This genomic stretch from Hordeum vulgare subsp. vulgare chromosome 6H, MorexV3_pseudomolecules_assembly, whole genome shotgun sequence harbors:
- the LOC123406328 gene encoding uncharacterized protein LOC123406328 isoform X1, which gives rise to MLKILQQATVIANSTNFRVQSYYGDGKNPRDHGDWETEMGESEVRFARHSPCRLITMIFQLGKCCRELFSATTASTPTVGRRAAVPGQHPVPEEGATAGEHYESPSCCCCFRSVLFGFLFLN
- the LOC123406328 gene encoding uncharacterized protein LOC123406328 isoform X2, with product MLKILQQATVIANSTNFRVQSYYGDGKNPRDHGDWETEMGESEGAIFRNDSLDTYCQSDGARPYLVNIQFQKKVQLQVSTMSLRAAAAASAQFCLDFCF
- the LOC123406328 gene encoding endoribonuclease Dicer homolog 4-like isoform X3; translation: MLKILQQATVIANSTNFRVQSYYGDGKNPRDHGDWETEMGESEGAIFRNDSLDTYCRTARGRTWSTSSSRRRCNCR